From Periophthalmus magnuspinnatus isolate fPerMag1 chromosome 12, fPerMag1.2.pri, whole genome shotgun sequence, a single genomic window includes:
- the fybb gene encoding FYN-binding protein 1 isoform X1: MDNKSDVRAIMARFQANGSSSEDVPSTGPGRIKQPVHATLSGQPLHMKKPLSDSGATIPPKSSFLKNTPSKSDIVVQEVNKTKALASIFTNPQEDTSPPFTKHKLPSKSSFIQMPEPIAPPTKPSMIVSRTEPKPAFPKPAVISTKPNWIKEDSTSSPPPPAPKIPAVPLKPNSNFVKLQQQREANVQHTKAEVITDPVIKPTLPIIPVAKPTSNMRTAQTLFNKEPAEQETCMKPSAVNKLPLSNSIPPPKPLTSKKPSLKKPSPHINNSDPSGPKKNPLPNSLALGPAPAKPNRPPHVKLDVFEGGLKTPADDPKRTISPPPPSHPSNHSNHVTPPPPRLPSLHPRHTEAVNPAEDDVDGLTSAPPPLPPVHPSQISKEKDEDDDEEDEEMYEDLDERWEATEQKQEKKKVKDIKEERKRLEAERKEQKEREKKEQEAKKKFKLVGPVEVLQKGKARADFKGNKTDLSLKQGDSLDIIRIHGNPEGKWLGRSLDGSIGYVKITSVEIDFNSLKQQGAGQADEPELYDDIDVAPPEKSKTKGPEVVFPPLPVDGEEIYDDVDPIVDISSSEALQSPMKPRVFQWMLERSRRAPSTKVLPPPSQFSGDTDQKGGAIDEEIYDDVDSQNIPPPSPMIGIPKVDPKRQKRLEKEEKEFRKKFKYEGEITVLDQVTIIPNLTNKKWSSKELPLKAGEKLDVIVKAIDNKLICRNEDGKFGFVSTSYIVTDDGDIYDDIGDDCIYDND, encoded by the exons ATG GACAACAAGTCTGATGTGAGGGCCATTATGGCTCGCTTTCAGGCAAACGGGTCAAGCAGCGAAGATGTCCCCTCCACTGGACCAGGACGTATCAAACAACCAGTCCATGCCACTCTGTCAGGGCAGCCGCTGCACATGAAAAAGCCTTTGTCAGACAGTGGTGCAACTATTCCTCCAAAATCCTCTTTTCTTAAAAACACTCCATCTAAAAGTGACATAGTGGTCCAAGAAGTAAACAAAACCAAAGCTCTGGCTAGTATATTCACAAACCCCCAGGAAGACACAAGTCCACCTTTCACCAAACATAAGTTACCCTCAAAGTCATCTTTTATACAAATGCCAGAGCCTATAGCACCTCCGACCAAGCCCAGTATGATTGTTTCTAGGACAGAGCCCAAACCGGCCTTTCCTAAACCTGCTGTGATCAGCACCAAACCAAACTGGATCAAAGAGGACTCCACATCTTCTCCACCACCCCCCGCACCCAAAATACCTGCTGTACCACTCAAACCTAACAGCAACTTTGTCAAATTACAGCAGCAAAGAGAGGCAAATGTTCAGCACACAAAGGCAGAAGTGATCACAGACCCTGTAATAAAACCCACACTTCCTATAATCCCCGTTGCAAAGCCAACATCCAACATGAGGACTGCACAAACCCTTTTCAACAAAGAGCCAGCGGAGCAAGAGACCTGCATGAAGCCAAGTGCAGTTAACAAACTGCCTCTAAGTAACTCCATTCCCCCTCCCAAACCTCTCACCAGTAAGAAGCCTAGCCTGAAGAAGCCCTCCCCTCACATAAACAATAGTGACCCTTCAGGGCCAAAGAAGAACCCGCTCCCCAACAGCTTAGCTCTGGGCCCAGCTCCAGCTAAACCAAACCGACCTCCACATGTCAAACTAGATGTCTTTGAGGGAGGACTCAAGACACCTGCTGATG ATCCAAAGAGGACCATATCCCCACCTCCACCCTCTCACCCTAGTAACCACAGCAACCATGTGACCCCTCCTCCACCCCGTCTTCCAAGTCTGCACCCAAGACACACAGAAGCTGT AAATCCAGCAGAAGATGATGTTGATGGACTGACCAGTGCACCTCCACCACTGCCACCAG TTCATCCAAGCCAGATATCAAAG GAgaaagatgaagatgatgatgaagaagatgagGAAATGTATGAGGATCTTGATGAGAGATG GGAagcaactgaacaaaaacaagaaaagaaaaaagtgaaagatATCAAGGAAGAAAGAAAACGCTTAGAAGCTGAGAGAAAGGAACAGAAGGAGCGAGAGAAGAAAGAACAAGAGGCCAAGAAGAAatttaag TTGGTGGGTCCAGTGGAGGTTTTACAGAAAGGCAAGGCTCGTGCGGACTTTAAAGGCAATAAGACTGACCTCAGTCTGAAGCAGGGAGACTCACTGGACATCATCCGTATCCATGGCAACCCTGAGGGCAAGTGGTTGGGCCGCTCACTAGACGGATCAA ttgGCTACGTAAAGATAACATCAGTGGAAATTGACTTCAACTCTCTAAAGCAGCAAGGGGCTGGGCAGGCTGATGAACCTGAGCTATATGATGACATTGATGTGGCACCACCTgagaaaag TAAAACCAAAGGTCCTGAGG TGGTTTTCCCACCTCTTCCTGTGGATGGAGAAGAGATATATGATGATGTAGATCCAATCGTAGATATTAG TTCCTCAGAAGCACTGCAGTCTCCGATGAAGCCACGTGTCTTCCAGTGGATGCTTGAAAGGAGCAGAAGGGCTCCCAGCACTAAAGT aTTACCCCCACCGAGTCAGTTTTCAGGAGATACAG atCAAAAGGGTGGTGCCATTGACGAAGAGATTTATGATGATGTGGACTCCCAAAATATCCCTCCCCCTTCACCCATGATAGG CATACCAAAGGTAGATCCAAAGAGGCAGAAAAGGttagagaaagaagagaaggaatTCAGAAAGAAGTTTAAG TATGAAGGTGAGATCACAGTACTGGATCAGGTGACCATCATCCCAAATCTAACCAACAAGAAGTGGAGTAGCAAAGAGCTGCCACTCAAAGCAGGGGAGAAACTCGATGTCATTGTGAAAGCAATTGATAACAAACTCATCTGTAGAAATGAAGATGGCAAAT TTGGTTTTGTATCAACCAGCTACATTGTTACAGA TGATGGAGATATCTATGATGATATTGGAGATG ACTGCATCTATGATAATGACTGA
- the ccdc80l2 gene encoding coiled-coil domain-containing protein 80, with translation MLPLYKLVLLLSFWNCVHTWPGVGQSNLKYSDPNVRDWGDYSDLPPGLEMRLGLEEDAQHEKTKAGPSTTLTPELDFLGDFAGKKRLWIITASSHNDNYLRMMEKQLEDMEQAGLNCRLAERDTYIITIIQNAMMEGRIVKTTMDGQASVETLDPDTVSKLLHYLELTGHDEFNMLVIKKNLRTSERFPYPVRVEAIFEIIDQFPKRKLEKMTRKGPNMRCKIIKKKVVKRKKIKTKNVLSSQRRGNVTSVVAPQRKTVLDKKEALKSKIRDILNGRSRFVIRKGSSPGSTQELNPEQGKKTETQKETERHPSVTSSNQEERTNKAVTKILEEDANIKHEPNAKRDSNEKAIPKKKGKGKKGKKKGRGRKSSRDVSEKDRAALRDFVDSLKGTRRLMLISTPSQDAKLYKQMKEENEKQQCDLAIRKITVATIVGQGSDTALTLEHYHSGSNAPLSGPSEQISDTGLISLLRSELGLSSSDLFSMTITDYDIKPTRVFEAPPSTRALFEFIDNFSSRRPEKEIERKTVLACSRNHQQPEAENSLLRFMSKRRLLLISAPSEEDYSFQQQRSALSGQQCALGIRHFAMLILTGVGEKATGTVELFPLNGRSQSEMEPLTKDTVNNLREQLKISKDYFSMLVVGKDGDVKAWFTSPLWSLDSVYDLVDSMEQRIEEERLQRRLGIQCSDNKDQQGGEGGHYGYDVEGTDERYLYQGPEE, from the exons ATGCTTCCACTTTACaaactagttttattattatcctTTTGGAATTGTGTGCATACTTGGCCAGGGGTTGGCCAAAGCAACTTAAAGTATTCAGACCCAAATGTTCGGGACTGGGGCGATTATTCAGATCTACCACCTGGACTTGAAATGAGGCTCGGGCTGGAAGAAGATGCACAACATGAGAAAACAAAAGCAGGGCCAAGTACAACTCTCACCCCGGAGCTGGATTTTCTAGGGGATTTTGCTG GCAAAAAGAGGCTATGGATTATAACAGCCTCCTCCCATAATGACAACTATCTACGCATGATGGAAAAACAGCTGGAAGACATGGAACAG GCAGGGTTGAACTGCCGTCTTGCAGAGAGAGACACCTACATTATAACCATAATCCAAAATGCCATGATGGAGGGTAGGATAGTGAAGACCACAATGGATGGTCAAGCCTCAGTGGAAACCCTGGACCCAGACACAGTGAGCAAACTGCTGCATTACCTGGAGCTCACTGGACAT GATGAGTTTAATATGctggtgattaaaaaaaacctaaGAACCAGTGAACGCTTCCCTTATCCAGTCCGTGTTGAAGCCATTTTTGAAATAATAGACCAATTTCCAAAGAGAAAGCTGGAAAAGATGACCAGGAAAGGACCCAATATGAG GTGTAAAATTATCAAgaagaaagttgtgaaaaggaaaaagataaagacaaaaaatgtgTTGAGCTCCCAGAGGCGTGGAAATGTAACTTCGGTGGTTGCCCCTCAGAGAAAAACAGTTCTAGACAAAAAGGAAGCCCTCAAGAGCAAGATCCGAGATATTTTAAATGGGCGTTCCAGATTTGTTATCCGAAAAGGGTCTTCTCCTGGATCCACACAAGAGCTGAACCCAGAACAGggaaaaaagactgaaactcaaaaagagacagagaggcatCCTTCAGTAACATCAAGCAACCAGGAAGAAAG GACCAATAAGGCAGTCACAAAAATACTTGAAGAAGACGCGAACATTAAGCATGAACCAAATGCAAAGCGTGACAGTAATGAAAAAGcaattccaaaaaaaaaaggcaaagggaagaaagggaagaagaaagggagagggagaaagtcgAGCAGAGACGTGAGTGAGAAAGACAGAGCCGCGCTGAGAGACTTTGTGGACTCTTTAAAGGGGACTAGACGACTTATG CTGATTTCAACCCCAAGCCAAGATGCCAAACTGTACAAGCAAATGAAAGAGGAGAATGAGAAGCAACAATGCGACCTCGCGATCAGAAAGATCACCGTGGCAACAATAGTTGGACAAGGAAGTGATACAGCACTTACCCTTGAGCATTATCACTCTG GGTCCAATGCGCCGCTGAGTGGTCCCTCAGAGCAGATCTCAGACACAGGTCTCATCTCTCTGCTTCGCTCTGAACTTGGCCTCTCATCTTCTGACCTCTTCTCAATGACCATCACAGACTACGATATCAAGCCCACT AGAGTTTTTGAGGCTCCACCATCAACTAGAGCTTTGTTTGAATTTATTGATAACTTCTCATCAAGACGGCCAGAGAAAGAAATTGAGAGAAAAACTGTGCTAGCCTGTTCCAGAAACCATCAGCAACCAGAAGCAGAGAATTCACTTCTAAg GTTCATGTCAAAGAGAAGGCTGCTTCTCATTTCGGCTCCGTCTGAAGAAGACTACTCTTTCCAGCAGCAGCGCTCGGCTCTCAGTGGACAACAGTGTGCACTCG GCATCAGACACTTTGCAATGTTAATACTGACAGGAGTGGGGGAAAAAGCCACAGGGACTGTTGAGCTCTTTCCATTAAATG GTCGCAGCCAGAGTGAAATGGAGCCTTTGACCAAAGATACAGTAAACAACCTGAGGGAGCAACTGAAGATAAGTAAGGATTACTTCAGCATGCTCGTGGTAGGGAAGGATGGGGACGTGAAGGCCTGGTTCACCTCCCCCTTGTGGTCCCTGGACAGTGTGTATGACCTGGTGGACTCCATGGAGCAGCgtatagaggaggagagactgcAGAGGAGATTGGGGATCCAATGTAGTGACAACAAAGATCAACAGGGAGGTGAGGGAGGGCACTATGGATATGATGTGGAGGGGACAGACGAAAGGTACTTGTATCAGGGACCAGAAGAATAA
- the fybb gene encoding FYN-binding protein 1 isoform X2: protein MDNKSDVRAIMARFQANGSSSEDVPSTGPGRIKQPVHATLSGQPLHMKKPLSDSGATIPPKSSFLKNTPSKSDIVVQEVNKTKALASIFTNPQEDTSPPFTKHKLPSKSSFIQMPEPIAPPTKPSMIVSRTEPKPAFPKPAVISTKPNWIKEDSTSSPPPPAPKIPAVPLKPNSNFVKLQQQREANVQHTKAEVITDPVIKPTLPIIPVAKPTSNMRTAQTLFNKEPAEQETCMKPSAVNKLPLSNSIPPPKPLTSKKPSLKKPSPHINNSDPSGPKKNPLPNSLALGPAPAKPNRPPHVKLDVFEGGLKTPADDPKRTISPPPPSHPSNHSNHVTPPPPRLPSLHPRHTEAVNPAEDDVDGLTSAPPPLPPVHPSQISKEKDEDDDEEDEEMYEDLDERWEATEQKQEKKKVKDIKEERKRLEAERKEQKEREKKEQEAKKKFKLVGPVEVLQKGKARADFKGNKTDLSLKQGDSLDIIRIHGNPEGKWLGRSLDGSIGYVKITSVEIDFNSLKQQGAGQADEPELYDDIDVAPPEKSKTKGPEVVFPPLPVDGEEIYDDVDPIVDISSSEALQSPMKPRVFQWMLERSRRAPSTKV from the exons ATG GACAACAAGTCTGATGTGAGGGCCATTATGGCTCGCTTTCAGGCAAACGGGTCAAGCAGCGAAGATGTCCCCTCCACTGGACCAGGACGTATCAAACAACCAGTCCATGCCACTCTGTCAGGGCAGCCGCTGCACATGAAAAAGCCTTTGTCAGACAGTGGTGCAACTATTCCTCCAAAATCCTCTTTTCTTAAAAACACTCCATCTAAAAGTGACATAGTGGTCCAAGAAGTAAACAAAACCAAAGCTCTGGCTAGTATATTCACAAACCCCCAGGAAGACACAAGTCCACCTTTCACCAAACATAAGTTACCCTCAAAGTCATCTTTTATACAAATGCCAGAGCCTATAGCACCTCCGACCAAGCCCAGTATGATTGTTTCTAGGACAGAGCCCAAACCGGCCTTTCCTAAACCTGCTGTGATCAGCACCAAACCAAACTGGATCAAAGAGGACTCCACATCTTCTCCACCACCCCCCGCACCCAAAATACCTGCTGTACCACTCAAACCTAACAGCAACTTTGTCAAATTACAGCAGCAAAGAGAGGCAAATGTTCAGCACACAAAGGCAGAAGTGATCACAGACCCTGTAATAAAACCCACACTTCCTATAATCCCCGTTGCAAAGCCAACATCCAACATGAGGACTGCACAAACCCTTTTCAACAAAGAGCCAGCGGAGCAAGAGACCTGCATGAAGCCAAGTGCAGTTAACAAACTGCCTCTAAGTAACTCCATTCCCCCTCCCAAACCTCTCACCAGTAAGAAGCCTAGCCTGAAGAAGCCCTCCCCTCACATAAACAATAGTGACCCTTCAGGGCCAAAGAAGAACCCGCTCCCCAACAGCTTAGCTCTGGGCCCAGCTCCAGCTAAACCAAACCGACCTCCACATGTCAAACTAGATGTCTTTGAGGGAGGACTCAAGACACCTGCTGATG ATCCAAAGAGGACCATATCCCCACCTCCACCCTCTCACCCTAGTAACCACAGCAACCATGTGACCCCTCCTCCACCCCGTCTTCCAAGTCTGCACCCAAGACACACAGAAGCTGT AAATCCAGCAGAAGATGATGTTGATGGACTGACCAGTGCACCTCCACCACTGCCACCAG TTCATCCAAGCCAGATATCAAAG GAgaaagatgaagatgatgatgaagaagatgagGAAATGTATGAGGATCTTGATGAGAGATG GGAagcaactgaacaaaaacaagaaaagaaaaaagtgaaagatATCAAGGAAGAAAGAAAACGCTTAGAAGCTGAGAGAAAGGAACAGAAGGAGCGAGAGAAGAAAGAACAAGAGGCCAAGAAGAAatttaag TTGGTGGGTCCAGTGGAGGTTTTACAGAAAGGCAAGGCTCGTGCGGACTTTAAAGGCAATAAGACTGACCTCAGTCTGAAGCAGGGAGACTCACTGGACATCATCCGTATCCATGGCAACCCTGAGGGCAAGTGGTTGGGCCGCTCACTAGACGGATCAA ttgGCTACGTAAAGATAACATCAGTGGAAATTGACTTCAACTCTCTAAAGCAGCAAGGGGCTGGGCAGGCTGATGAACCTGAGCTATATGATGACATTGATGTGGCACCACCTgagaaaag TAAAACCAAAGGTCCTGAGG TGGTTTTCCCACCTCTTCCTGTGGATGGAGAAGAGATATATGATGATGTAGATCCAATCGTAGATATTAG TTCCTCAGAAGCACTGCAGTCTCCGATGAAGCCACGTGTCTTCCAGTGGATGCTTGAAAGGAGCAGAAGGGCTCCCAGCACTAAAGTGTAA